One Edaphobacter flagellatus genomic region harbors:
- a CDS encoding chemotaxis protein CheA: MHFSEGKRTGLTICVPVSDIEDVDELTKEFIAESQEGLDRMERCLTELETRPEDCAQLVGEIFRAVHTIKGTTGFLGFSRLEKLAHAGEHLLGSLREGRITVSEELISGLLRLLDGLRAILALIDETGSEGQRTGTEDRELIEELAALNSEAEDDHSSVNEPTPIIMKTAETHVAAESQAEKTPAVAAAGAGASNDKTLRIDVDVLNRMMNLVGELVLTRNQMLQSGVESTSFPELARRLDSVTADLRETVMQARMQPVGNLFGKFPRMVRDLARTCGREVRIEFFGQETGLDKSLLEAIKDPLTHAVRNAVDHGIEPASDRVLRGKPAEGCITLKAFHQGGSVVIEVSDDGGGIAMERVLAKAIERGLVTAEQAAEMSEREALQLIFLPGFSTAAAVTTVSGRGVGMDVVRANIEKVGGSVELESKVGVGTTLRLRVPLTLAIVPALVVRSGGQSFALPQTTLVELVYIPARDASQAVERVGAAEVYRLRGRLLPMVWLDRLLGLKTSAEEHGFYMAVLEAEGCRYGLVVDDLLAPEEIVVKPLSAVLREVGLFSGATVLGNGALALILDIAATAARAGVKPVVEEEEEKTAEVRQKHEELFLVFEDRARERTALPLELVERIESVPLSQIEYVNGRALLQYRGELLPLRDDGHVLDELEADGPQHEVATVLICGDAHAKTASRMGVVVRRVLDVSDGALVDQDKATGGVEMALVKEKLTAVYRGLDAEMTTGWRDVA; encoded by the coding sequence GTGCACTTTAGCGAAGGCAAGCGGACGGGGCTAACGATCTGTGTGCCTGTCTCCGATATAGAAGATGTGGACGAGCTGACGAAAGAATTCATCGCAGAGAGCCAGGAGGGTCTGGACCGCATGGAGCGGTGCCTGACCGAGCTGGAGACGAGGCCCGAGGATTGCGCCCAGCTGGTGGGTGAGATCTTCCGGGCGGTGCATACGATCAAGGGAACGACGGGATTCCTCGGGTTCTCGCGGCTGGAGAAGCTGGCGCATGCGGGTGAACATTTGCTGGGGTCGCTTCGCGAAGGAAGGATTACGGTAAGCGAAGAGCTGATCAGCGGGCTTCTGCGCCTGCTGGATGGGCTACGGGCCATTCTTGCTTTGATCGATGAGACGGGGAGCGAGGGGCAGCGCACAGGGACCGAAGATCGTGAGCTTATCGAAGAGCTGGCCGCGCTGAACAGCGAAGCGGAAGATGACCATTCGTCTGTAAACGAGCCAACGCCCATCATCATGAAGACTGCGGAGACGCACGTTGCGGCGGAGTCGCAGGCAGAGAAGACGCCAGCGGTTGCTGCCGCAGGCGCTGGCGCAAGCAACGACAAGACATTACGTATCGATGTGGATGTGCTGAACCGCATGATGAATCTGGTGGGCGAACTGGTGCTGACGCGCAACCAGATGCTGCAGAGCGGCGTGGAGTCGACGAGCTTTCCTGAGCTTGCTCGCAGGCTCGATAGCGTGACGGCCGATCTGCGTGAGACGGTGATGCAGGCACGCATGCAGCCGGTCGGCAATCTGTTCGGAAAATTTCCGCGCATGGTTCGCGATCTGGCGCGGACGTGTGGCCGCGAAGTGCGCATTGAGTTCTTCGGCCAGGAGACGGGCTTAGACAAGAGCTTGCTGGAGGCGATCAAAGATCCGCTGACGCATGCGGTGCGGAATGCGGTGGATCATGGCATCGAACCGGCGTCGGACCGCGTGCTTCGAGGCAAGCCTGCAGAGGGATGCATCACACTGAAGGCCTTCCATCAAGGAGGGTCGGTCGTCATCGAGGTTTCGGACGATGGCGGCGGAATCGCAATGGAGCGTGTTCTGGCGAAGGCCATCGAGCGCGGTCTGGTGACGGCGGAACAGGCAGCGGAGATGAGCGAGCGCGAGGCGCTGCAACTGATCTTCCTGCCAGGCTTTTCGACGGCTGCCGCGGTGACGACGGTTTCTGGCCGCGGCGTCGGTATGGATGTGGTGCGAGCCAATATTGAGAAGGTAGGCGGCAGCGTTGAGCTTGAATCGAAAGTGGGCGTCGGAACGACGTTGCGCCTGCGGGTTCCACTGACGCTGGCGATTGTGCCTGCATTGGTGGTTCGCAGTGGCGGACAGAGCTTTGCTTTGCCGCAGACGACGCTGGTGGAGCTGGTCTACATCCCGGCGCGCGATGCCTCGCAGGCCGTGGAGCGGGTGGGTGCGGCGGAGGTCTATCGTCTGCGTGGCCGCCTGCTGCCGATGGTGTGGCTTGACCGGCTGCTCGGGTTGAAGACGTCAGCTGAAGAGCACGGGTTCTACATGGCTGTGCTTGAGGCAGAGGGATGTCGCTATGGTCTGGTCGTCGATGACCTGCTCGCCCCGGAAGAGATTGTGGTGAAGCCGTTGTCGGCGGTGCTGCGCGAGGTGGGATTGTTTTCGGGAGCGACGGTGCTTGGAAATGGCGCTCTGGCGCTGATTCTCGATATCGCAGCTACTGCGGCTCGTGCGGGTGTGAAGCCTGTGGTGGAAGAAGAAGAGGAGAAGACAGCAGAGGTAAGGCAGAAGCATGAAGAGCTGTTTCTGGTTTTCGAAGACAGGGCGCGTGAGCGCACGGCGCTTCCGCTGGAACTGGTGGAGAGGATTGAGAGTGTTCCTCTGAGCCAGATTGAGTATGTGAACGGACGTGCTTTGCTGCAGTATCGCGGCGAGCTGTTACCGCTGCGTGACGATGGCCATGTGCTTGACGAACTGGAAGCGGATGGACCGCAGCATGAGGTAGCGACGGTATTGATCTGTGGCGATGCGCATGCGAAGACGGCGTCGCGCATGGGAGTTGTGGTCAGGCGTGTGCTGGATGTTTCGGATGGAGCGCTGGTGGACCAGGACAAGGCCACGGGAGGCGTGGAGATGGCGTTGGTGAAGGAGAAGCTGACGGCGGTTTACCGCGGCCTGGACGCAGAGATGACGACGGGATGGAGGGATGTGGCGTGA
- a CDS encoding proline--tRNA ligase encodes MHRWSQLFIPTLREAPADAEVASHKLLLRAGYIRQLGAGIYSYLFLGNRSINKIVGIVRQEMDKIGQEFLLPALNPREIWEESGRWQVMGDNMFRLKDRKGADLCLGMTHEEVMTSIARNELRSYKQLPQIWYQIQTKFRDEPRPKSGLLRVRQFIMKDAYSFDIDEAGLDESYNKHDKAYRRIFTRCGLQFVAVEADSGAMGGSASQEFMVYTEAGEDLIASAPSGYAANLEKATSKLAPVEDLAATGDGSPELVHTPGQRTIEEVGAFLNVQPQHQIKTMAYIVDLPKADHDKLGAVRPVVIFLRGDHSLNEAKLAALAGGELRPMTPEEIIEIFKAPAGYLGPIGVEAAPHPKKPGTLVILDKALEGRTNLIAGANKEEYHLRNVTPMRDFKPTLTADVRNINEGEPDPINGEPLRLGKAVEIGHIFKLGYKYSKSMGASVLNRDGKEVTPIMGSYGIGIERILTAAIESSAAANNGSAYALHPAIAPFQTVVTITNVAEANLLAAGEKIAAELEAAGIDVLLDDRDERAGVKFKDADLIGIPYRINIGRGVAEGKVEVVDRLAGTMQEVALDAVAATVAKQVTSRLQP; translated from the coding sequence ATGCATCGCTGGTCCCAACTCTTCATTCCCACCCTTCGTGAAGCTCCTGCAGACGCCGAAGTTGCCAGTCACAAGCTGCTGCTGCGCGCCGGTTATATCCGCCAGCTCGGCGCAGGCATCTACAGCTATCTCTTTCTCGGCAACCGGTCGATCAACAAGATTGTCGGCATCGTGCGCCAGGAGATGGACAAGATCGGACAGGAGTTTCTGCTGCCCGCGCTGAATCCGCGCGAGATATGGGAAGAGTCCGGCCGCTGGCAGGTTATGGGCGACAACATGTTCCGCCTGAAGGACCGCAAAGGCGCCGACCTGTGCCTTGGCATGACGCACGAAGAGGTGATGACCTCCATCGCGCGCAACGAGCTGCGCAGCTACAAACAGCTTCCGCAGATCTGGTATCAGATTCAAACCAAGTTCCGCGACGAGCCACGGCCGAAGTCCGGCTTGTTGCGCGTGCGTCAGTTCATCATGAAGGACGCCTACTCGTTCGACATCGACGAGGCGGGCCTCGATGAGAGTTACAACAAACACGACAAAGCCTATCGCCGCATCTTCACCCGCTGCGGTCTTCAGTTCGTTGCCGTCGAAGCCGACTCCGGAGCCATGGGCGGCTCCGCCTCGCAGGAGTTCATGGTCTACACCGAGGCAGGCGAAGACCTGATCGCCAGCGCTCCGTCCGGCTATGCCGCCAATCTCGAGAAGGCCACTTCCAAACTCGCCCCGGTCGAAGACCTTGCAGCCACCGGCGACGGCTCGCCCGAGCTCGTCCACACGCCGGGCCAGCGCACGATTGAAGAGGTCGGCGCATTTCTCAACGTCCAGCCGCAGCATCAGATCAAAACGATGGCTTACATCGTTGATCTGCCGAAGGCCGACCACGACAAGCTCGGCGCTGTGCGCCCGGTGGTCATCTTCCTGCGCGGAGATCACTCGCTCAACGAAGCCAAGCTCGCAGCGCTTGCAGGCGGTGAACTGCGTCCGATGACGCCGGAAGAGATCATCGAAATCTTCAAGGCTCCGGCAGGCTACCTCGGCCCCATCGGCGTGGAGGCTGCGCCGCATCCGAAGAAGCCGGGCACGCTCGTCATTCTCGACAAGGCTCTCGAAGGTCGCACCAACCTTATCGCCGGGGCCAACAAAGAGGAGTACCACCTCCGCAATGTCACGCCGATGCGCGATTTCAAGCCGACGCTGACCGCCGACGTTCGCAACATCAATGAAGGCGAGCCAGATCCCATCAACGGTGAGCCGCTGCGTCTCGGCAAAGCCGTCGAGATCGGCCACATCTTCAAGCTCGGCTACAAGTATTCGAAGTCCATGGGAGCCTCTGTCCTCAACCGCGACGGCAAGGAAGTCACGCCGATCATGGGCAGCTACGGCATCGGCATCGAGCGCATCCTCACCGCTGCCATCGAATCCTCCGCCGCCGCGAACAATGGCTCGGCTTATGCGCTGCATCCGGCGATCGCTCCCTTCCAGACTGTCGTTACCATCACCAATGTCGCGGAAGCCAACCTGCTCGCCGCAGGTGAAAAAATTGCAGCAGAACTCGAAGCCGCAGGCATCGATGTCCTTCTGGACGATCGTGATGAGCGTGCGGGCGTCAAGTTCAAGGACGCCGACCTCATTGGTATCCCCTATCGAATCAATATTGGACGCGGCGTTGCTGAGGGCAAGGTTGAGGTTGTCGATCGTCTCGCAGGCACTATGCAAGAGGTTGCACTCGATGCCGTAGCAGCAACGGTTGCCAAACAGGTAACATCCCGGTTGCAACCCTGA
- a CDS encoding response regulator, whose protein sequence is MRVLIVDDSSFVREYLRHLLDGMGMACEEAADGSAALEVLAAQRDREFDLMLLDVNMPVMNGLECVKALRQARLQPEMKVMMVTTEADNSFILRALDNGADEFLMKPFTQESLREKMMLLGFAA, encoded by the coding sequence ATGAGGGTGTTGATTGTGGACGATTCCAGCTTTGTGCGGGAGTACCTGCGGCATCTGCTGGACGGCATGGGCATGGCTTGCGAAGAGGCTGCGGACGGCAGTGCTGCGCTGGAGGTGCTGGCGGCGCAACGAGACCGGGAGTTCGACCTGATGCTGCTGGATGTGAATATGCCGGTCATGAACGGCCTGGAATGCGTGAAGGCGTTGCGGCAGGCGAGACTGCAGCCAGAGATGAAGGTGATGATGGTGACGACTGAGGCCGACAACAGCTTTATCCTGCGGGCTCTGGACAACGGCGCTGACGAGTTCCTGATGAAGCCGTTTACGCAGGAGAGCCTGCGCGAAAAGATGATGCTACTTGGCTTTGCGGCTTGA
- the cheB gene encoding chemotaxis-specific protein-glutamate methyltransferase CheB: protein MQTETMRQRPLRILAADDSAVMRGVMRALFLRHGADGRGAELPGMELVGAARDGVECLDAVQRLKPDVLVLDLEMPQLSGLEVLDRLRTSRSMLPVIMCSSHTERGARATLDALARGASDYVMKPAGQRDFESALFSLAQQLLPRIAALAAGRRENMIAVRSAAPASTAVQERRSDASHERRAPLEVVVIGVSTGGPAALEQLLPRLSEDFPVPVLIVQHMPKLFTGVLAERLGRICPLRVEEAYHGAQIRPGTIWLAPGDAHMEVMPQALSNWDAVRPARGAAIKLHWQEPLHHCRPAVDYLFHSAARLYGAGSLALVLTGMGSDGLDGARAIHAQGGVVLAQDEATSAVWGMPGRVAESGIAAATLPLQALAREVNQWVRTGRPARETEALRVTNHARTRGEVAHGLF from the coding sequence ATGCAGACGGAGACTATGAGGCAGCGTCCTCTCCGGATTCTTGCCGCAGATGATTCAGCCGTGATGCGCGGCGTGATGCGAGCGCTGTTTTTGCGTCATGGCGCCGATGGACGCGGCGCCGAGTTGCCGGGCATGGAGCTTGTAGGCGCTGCGCGTGATGGCGTGGAGTGTCTGGATGCCGTCCAGCGTTTGAAGCCGGATGTGCTTGTTCTCGATCTTGAGATGCCACAGCTGAGCGGGCTGGAGGTGCTTGACCGTTTGCGCACGTCGCGGTCGATGCTGCCGGTGATTATGTGCAGCTCGCATACGGAGCGTGGAGCGCGTGCAACGCTGGATGCGCTTGCGCGCGGGGCTTCGGACTATGTGATGAAGCCTGCCGGGCAGAGAGATTTTGAAAGCGCGTTGTTCTCTCTGGCGCAGCAGCTATTGCCGCGCATTGCGGCGCTTGCTGCCGGACGCAGAGAGAACATGATTGCGGTACGTTCCGCAGCTCCTGCTTCGACGGCTGTTCAGGAGAGACGATCGGATGCGAGCCACGAACGCCGTGCTCCGCTTGAGGTGGTAGTGATTGGCGTTTCGACGGGAGGCCCGGCTGCGCTTGAGCAATTGCTGCCGCGACTATCGGAGGATTTTCCTGTGCCGGTGCTGATTGTGCAGCACATGCCGAAGCTTTTTACGGGCGTGCTGGCAGAGCGATTAGGCAGAATCTGTCCGCTGAGAGTGGAGGAGGCCTATCACGGGGCGCAGATCAGGCCGGGGACGATATGGCTGGCTCCAGGAGATGCGCATATGGAGGTGATGCCGCAGGCTCTGAGCAACTGGGATGCCGTCAGACCTGCGCGCGGTGCGGCTATCAAGCTGCACTGGCAGGAGCCGCTGCATCACTGCCGGCCAGCGGTGGATTATCTTTTTCATTCGGCTGCGAGGTTGTATGGCGCGGGTTCTCTGGCGCTGGTGCTGACGGGGATGGGCTCGGATGGATTGGATGGCGCACGCGCGATTCATGCACAGGGAGGCGTCGTACTGGCGCAGGATGAGGCGACTTCGGCGGTCTGGGGGATGCCGGGCCGCGTGGCGGAGTCGGGCATCGCTGCGGCAACGCTGCCGCTTCAGGCACTGGCGCGTGAGGTGAATCAGTGGGTGCGTACAGGACGTCCTGCCAGAGAGACGGAGGCGCTGCGCGTAACGAACCACGCGCGTACGCGTGGGGAGGTAGCGCATGGGCTGTTCTGA
- a CDS encoding chemotaxis protein CheW has product MKIVAQELEQIHEDDSISLCSMFAGDESFGIDTGKIREVLGKRELERVPMAPVFVAGVVPYRGDVLTAVSFRALLGLSESERPGCVLVLEDDEGQERFGLLVDSVGGVVTVSKRMLESNPCTLDSRCKWLFDGAYKMQSGLMIQLDPQKLRPSRLAETGMFRHGAPGEAA; this is encoded by the coding sequence GTGAAGATTGTGGCGCAGGAGTTGGAGCAGATTCACGAGGACGACAGCATCTCGTTGTGCTCGATGTTTGCAGGCGATGAGAGCTTTGGCATTGATACCGGCAAGATCCGTGAGGTGCTGGGGAAGAGAGAGCTTGAGCGTGTTCCGATGGCCCCGGTGTTTGTCGCAGGCGTTGTGCCTTATCGCGGCGATGTTCTGACGGCGGTGAGCTTTCGCGCGTTGCTTGGACTTAGTGAAAGCGAGAGGCCGGGGTGCGTGCTGGTGCTGGAAGACGATGAAGGACAGGAGCGGTTTGGGCTGCTGGTGGATTCGGTCGGCGGCGTAGTGACAGTGAGCAAACGCATGCTGGAGTCGAATCCATGCACGCTGGATTCGCGATGCAAGTGGTTGTTTGATGGCGCGTACAAGATGCAATCTGGCTTGATGATTCAGCTTGACCCGCAGAAGCTGCGTCCCTCGCGCCTGGCGGAGACGGGGATGTTTCGGCATGGAGCGCCAGGAGAAGCGGCATGA
- a CDS encoding CheR family methyltransferase, producing the protein MGCSDADYSYLRDLVLQQSANLIDPSRNALFDTRLTPVVQMAGASSVKDLVKMLRTNRPAHLHRAVAEAMTINETSFFRDVKPYELLRRTILPRLMEEKKKERRLRIWSAASSTGQEAYSMAMLMLSHFPELADWDVKIVGTDISRRVVEYAKRGRYSRLEVNRGLPAGMLLRYMVRDGEEWEISAQVRAMCEFHCANLCMPLSFLPVFDLVLLRNVLLYFSQQDRSTVFRHVHRQMAREGYLLLGNAEQADESTDQFAVEFSTNESSYFYRPA; encoded by the coding sequence ATGGGCTGTTCTGACGCGGATTACAGTTATTTACGCGATCTGGTATTGCAGCAGTCGGCGAATTTGATTGATCCGTCTCGCAATGCGCTATTCGATACCAGGTTGACGCCGGTGGTGCAGATGGCCGGTGCATCGAGCGTGAAAGACCTGGTGAAGATGCTGCGCACGAATCGTCCGGCGCATCTGCATCGTGCAGTGGCCGAGGCAATGACGATCAATGAGACGAGCTTCTTTCGTGACGTGAAGCCATATGAGCTTTTGCGCAGAACGATTCTGCCGCGGCTGATGGAGGAGAAGAAAAAAGAGCGGCGTCTGCGGATATGGAGCGCAGCGAGCTCGACCGGGCAGGAGGCGTACAGCATGGCGATGCTGATGCTTTCGCATTTCCCGGAGCTTGCGGATTGGGATGTGAAGATTGTCGGAACGGACATTTCGCGCCGCGTTGTCGAGTATGCGAAGCGTGGGCGGTATAGTCGTCTTGAAGTGAACCGGGGTTTGCCTGCGGGGATGTTATTGCGCTACATGGTGCGCGATGGAGAAGAGTGGGAGATCAGTGCGCAGGTGCGTGCGATGTGTGAGTTTCATTGCGCGAATCTCTGTATGCCGCTTTCCTTTCTGCCGGTCTTCGATCTGGTGCTGTTGCGGAATGTGCTGCTGTATTTTTCGCAGCAGGACAGAAGCACGGTCTTCCGCCATGTGCATCGGCAGATGGCGCGCGAGGGGTATCTGCTGCTGGGGAATGCAGAGCAGGCGGACGAATCGACGGACCAGTTTGCGGTGGAGTTCTCTACGAATGAAAGCTCGTACTTCTACCGGCCTGCGTGA
- a CDS encoding GNAT family N-acetyltransferase: MPILPGELRDQDLLLRLDRFELDITHHVPTYQFLLTHAISGETMGNARLRIGSTKHVEMYAGHIGYSVLPEHRGHRYAARAVRLLMPLAANLGIDPVWITCDPENIASRRTLELTGAELIEIVDVPKDCIIHQKGHPRKCRYRLSLNT, encoded by the coding sequence ATGCCCATTCTGCCAGGCGAGCTTCGTGATCAAGACCTCTTGCTGCGTCTCGATCGCTTCGAATTAGACATAACGCACCATGTCCCGACCTATCAGTTTCTGCTAACTCATGCCATCTCCGGCGAGACGATGGGCAATGCTCGTCTGAGGATCGGCTCGACGAAGCATGTCGAAATGTATGCCGGCCACATTGGCTATAGCGTCTTGCCCGAGCACCGCGGCCATCGCTATGCCGCTCGTGCTGTTCGTCTGCTGATGCCATTAGCCGCGAACTTAGGAATCGATCCGGTATGGATTACATGTGATCCGGAGAACATCGCCTCGCGCAGAACGCTTGAGCTAACAGGAGCGGAGCTCATTGAGATCGTCGATGTGCCCAAGGACTGCATCATCCATCAGAAGGGTCATCCCAGGAAGTGCCGCTATCGCCTCTCCTTGAACACATAA
- a CDS encoding transglycosylase domain-containing protein, protein MPVKLKYGSSKSSNTRTSLIERLHLENRFVRMALVAVLGCLVIAVAFFGYLYFKYERIVDDRLKNGPIFANVSQIYAAPREVRDGQKLTASAIASDLRRAGYNSNPQLGTYQLNGDSIFIKPGPESYHTTDGATISTSGGVVQKITAENSAELSAYELEPQLITALSEDNSRTKRLLVTYKDIPPRMVQSVLAIEDRRFFEHGGINYVSMLGWIWHDMIGDRKVRGGGSTLTMQLAKLLFVEPNRSNKLEFIKYKLTQILVAFQLEARFTKQQIFEIYANQINLGHRGSYDINGFGEASQAFFGKDMKQLDTAECAMLAGMIQSPSRLNPYRHPERALARRNIVLDSMVETNAITPSEATHAKAEPLKLAAPNVEASEAPYFVDMVHDQLVQRINDQDLAHQNLRIYTSLDPELQQVASEAVELGMKSVDELVRKRYARKQDNGPITYPQVALIALNPHTGQILALVGGRNYATSQLNHAVAQRPTGSIFKPFVYAAAYNTSLNGTNLDGNGPFTAVTKINDDPQDFGTGGKSYIPGNFVKGEYPGMVTAADALAHSLNIATIALAQQVGYNNVAALARSAGITNARGTPSMAIGTYNATPIDMAGAYTVFANNGVHINPWMLASVRNSSGDIVADYSPEAKQVLDPRVAFLTQSLMEGVMNYGTAAGVRGRGFTAPAAGKTGTEHDAWFAAYTSTLLCVVWVGNDDYTDIKLQGADAAAPIWTEFMKRAIQLPQYSDVKSFSPPSGITVARIDRVSGLLADSSCPEKNLYAAFLDGTAPTGSCSQMNENPQNFFQKLFGLGGHASPEPQPAEPPVSQPVSHAPHGTDAEPALPQPAEPQPQKKKNIFQKIFGGGGDKKKEQQPAQQPPQ, encoded by the coding sequence TTGCCCGTCAAACTCAAATACGGCAGCAGCAAATCGAGCAATACGCGAACCAGCCTGATCGAGCGGTTACATCTTGAAAACCGCTTCGTGCGCATGGCGCTTGTCGCCGTGCTCGGTTGCCTTGTGATCGCAGTCGCCTTCTTTGGCTATCTCTACTTCAAGTACGAGCGCATCGTTGACGATCGCCTGAAAAACGGCCCCATCTTCGCCAACGTCTCGCAGATCTATGCTGCTCCCCGCGAAGTGCGCGACGGACAGAAGTTGACTGCCTCTGCCATTGCCTCCGACCTCCGGCGCGCGGGCTACAACAGCAATCCGCAGCTTGGCACCTACCAGCTCAACGGCGACAGCATCTTTATCAAGCCTGGCCCGGAGAGCTATCACACCACCGACGGCGCAACCATCTCCACCTCAGGTGGCGTCGTGCAGAAGATCACTGCGGAGAACAGCGCGGAACTAAGCGCCTATGAGCTGGAACCGCAGCTCATTACGGCACTCTCCGAAGACAACAGCCGCACCAAGAGGCTGCTTGTCACCTACAAAGACATCCCTCCGCGCATGGTGCAGTCCGTGCTGGCCATCGAAGATCGCAGATTCTTCGAGCACGGCGGCATTAACTACGTCAGCATGCTCGGCTGGATCTGGCACGACATGATCGGCGACCGCAAAGTGCGCGGGGGCGGATCGACCCTGACCATGCAGCTGGCGAAGCTGCTCTTCGTCGAGCCCAACCGCTCCAACAAGCTGGAGTTCATCAAGTACAAGCTCACCCAGATTCTCGTCGCCTTTCAGCTCGAGGCACGCTTCACCAAGCAGCAGATCTTCGAGATTTACGCCAACCAGATCAACCTGGGGCATCGCGGCAGCTATGACATCAATGGCTTTGGCGAGGCTTCACAGGCCTTCTTCGGCAAAGACATGAAGCAGCTCGATACAGCCGAGTGCGCCATGCTGGCCGGCATGATTCAGAGCCCCAGCCGCCTCAATCCGTATCGCCATCCCGAACGCGCACTGGCCCGCCGCAATATCGTCCTCGACTCGATGGTCGAAACCAACGCCATCACGCCCAGCGAGGCCACGCATGCCAAGGCCGAGCCATTGAAGCTCGCTGCCCCCAACGTCGAGGCCAGCGAAGCTCCCTACTTCGTCGACATGGTCCACGATCAGCTTGTTCAGCGCATCAACGATCAGGACCTCGCGCACCAGAACCTGCGCATCTATACCTCGCTCGATCCTGAGTTGCAGCAGGTCGCCTCAGAAGCTGTTGAGCTCGGCATGAAGAGCGTCGACGAACTTGTGCGTAAGCGTTACGCCCGCAAGCAGGACAATGGCCCCATCACCTACCCGCAGGTTGCGCTCATTGCTCTCAATCCCCACACCGGCCAGATTCTCGCTCTCGTCGGCGGAAGAAACTATGCGACCTCGCAGCTCAATCATGCTGTCGCCCAGCGCCCGACGGGTTCGATCTTCAAACCCTTTGTTTATGCAGCCGCTTATAACACCTCGTTGAACGGAACCAACCTCGACGGCAACGGCCCCTTCACCGCTGTTACCAAGATCAACGACGATCCTCAAGACTTCGGAACCGGGGGCAAGTCCTATATACCCGGCAACTTCGTCAAGGGCGAATACCCTGGCATGGTCACCGCCGCCGATGCCCTCGCGCACTCGCTGAACATCGCGACTATCGCCCTTGCGCAACAGGTCGGCTACAACAACGTCGCCGCGCTCGCCCGCTCTGCAGGCATCACCAATGCGCGGGGCACCCCTTCCATGGCCATTGGAACCTACAACGCCACGCCTATCGATATGGCGGGTGCATACACGGTCTTCGCCAACAATGGCGTCCACATCAATCCGTGGATGCTTGCCTCCGTGCGCAACTCCTCCGGCGACATCGTCGCCGACTACTCGCCGGAAGCCAAGCAGGTTCTCGATCCCCGCGTCGCCTTTCTCACCCAGTCCCTCATGGAAGGTGTGATGAACTACGGCACCGCCGCTGGCGTACGCGGACGCGGCTTTACCGCACCGGCTGCCGGTAAGACCGGCACCGAGCACGATGCCTGGTTCGCTGCTTACACCTCCACCCTGCTCTGTGTCGTCTGGGTCGGCAACGACGACTACACCGACATCAAGCTCCAGGGCGCCGACGCCGCTGCTCCCATCTGGACCGAGTTCATGAAGCGGGCCATCCAGCTTCCCCAGTACTCCGACGTCAAGTCCTTCTCGCCGCCTTCAGGCATCACCGTCGCGCGCATCGACCGCGTCTCCGGCCTGCTCGCCGACTCCAGCTGCCCCGAGAAAAACCTATACGCAGCCTTTCTCGATGGCACCGCACCGACCGGCTCCTGCAGCCAGATGAACGAGAATCCGCAGAACTTCTTCCAGAAGCTCTTCGGTCTCGGCGGACATGCGTCTCCAGAACCGCAACCCGCCGAGCCTCCCGTCAGTCAGCCGGTGTCCCATGCCCCGCATGGAACCGATGCCGAGCCCGCACTGCCGCAGCCAGCAGAACCGCAGCCACAAAAGAAAAAGAACATCTTCCAGAAGATCTTCGGTGGCGGAGGCGACAAGAAAAAAGAGCAGCAACCCGCACAGCAGCCTCCTCAATAA